In Heyndrickxia vini, the sequence TACGTTTTCAATTATTGGGTGATTTTCAGCCCATTCAATCATATATTGCAACATTTTTCTTCCAATTCCCTTATTCCAATACTCTTTTTGAATGCTAATGCCAAACATACAATTATGACTTACTCGCTTCCGCTGCGAACGAGAAGCATTTAAAAAACCTACGATTCTGCCATTGACTTCACAACCTAATAATAAATTTCCTAAGGATGATTGTTGAATGATCCATTCTCGTTGCTGCTCAACGTTTAATCTAAATTCCTCGG encodes:
- a CDS encoding GNAT family N-acetyltransferase, with product MDISIREINREDAETLLHHTQLVFTQSSFLLTTPEEFRLNVEQQREWIIQQSSLGNLLLGCEVNGRIVGFLNASRSQRKRVSHNCMFGISIQKEYWNKGIGRKMLQYMIEWAENHPIIENVSLEVFAHNERAIHLYKSFGFSEVGRKKKHIKFEDGTYVDEILMSRFVK